Proteins from a genomic interval of Corynebacterium deserti GIMN1.010:
- the dnaE gene encoding DNA polymerase III subunit alpha, producing MAKNSSFVHLHNHTEFSMLDGMAKIDMLADEVKNQGMPAVGITDHGNMYGSNPFYRKMTEMGVKPIIGIEAYLAPESRFNKERVRWGEPHQKSDDVSASGAYLHQTMLAENATGLRNLFYLSSMASYEGQLGKWPRMDAEIIAERAEGIIATTGCPSGDVQTRLRLGQFDEALEAAAMWQDIYGRDNYFLELMDHGLDIETRVRSELLEIGRKLNLPPLVTNDCHYVLESQAQAHEAMLCVQTGKTLHDEDRFKFGGTGYYVKSAEEMRALWDDMVPEGCDNTLWIAERVQDYGEIWEEHPHDRMPIADVPEGHTPTSWLHHEVMAGLEDRFPGQKVPEDYIERAEYEISVIDMKGYPSYFLIVAELIKHARSIGIRVGPGRGSAAGALVAYALTITNIDPMEHGLLFERFLNPERPSAPDIDIDFDDRRRGEMIRYAADRWGEDKIAQVITFGTVKTKQALKDSARVQMGQPGYQIADRVIKDLPPAIMAKDIPLSGITDPEHPRYNEAGAVRQLIETDPDVKRIYDTARGLEGVVRQSGVHACAVIMSSVPLLDCIPMWKRPADGALITGWDYPACEAIGLLKMDFLGLRNLTVIGDAIENIKANRNGEELDLENLAIEDEETYKLLGRGETLGVFQLDGGGMQELLKRMQPTGFNDIVAALALYRPGPMGVNAHWDYADRKNGRKPITPIHPELEEALEEILGETYGLIVYQEQIMRISQKVANYTAGQADGFRKAMGKKKPEVLEKEFANFEAGMKANGYSDAAIKTLWDTILPFAGYAFNKSHAAGYGLVSFWTAYLKAHYAPEYMAALLTSVGDNKDKSAIYLADCRHLGIRVLSPDINESTLNFLPVGTDIRYGLGAIRNVGSEVVDSILETRKEKGLFKDFSDYLDKIDTLPCNKRITESLIKAGAFDSLGHPRKGLMLVFEDAVDSVIATKKAADKGQFDLFAAFGSEDTEEVGSFFHITVPDEEWDRKHELALEREMLGLYVSGHPLDGYEDAIAAQVDTQLTTIVAGELKHGAEVTVGGIISSVDRRFSKKDGSPWAIVTIEDHNGASVELLVFNKVYSIVGSMIVEDNIILAKAHISIREDRMSLFCDDLRVPELGPGNGQGLPLRLSMRTDQCTMSNIAKLKQVLVDNKGESDVYLNLIDGDNSTVMILGDHLRVNRSASLMGDLKATMGPGILG from the coding sequence ATGGCCAAGAACTCCTCATTTGTACATCTTCACAACCACACCGAGTTTTCAATGCTCGATGGAATGGCCAAGATCGATATGTTGGCCGATGAGGTGAAAAACCAAGGCATGCCTGCCGTCGGCATTACCGACCACGGCAACATGTACGGATCCAATCCTTTCTACCGAAAAATGACCGAAATGGGTGTCAAGCCCATCATCGGTATTGAGGCGTATCTGGCACCGGAGTCTCGCTTTAACAAAGAGCGAGTGCGCTGGGGTGAACCACACCAAAAATCAGACGACGTCTCCGCATCCGGCGCTTACCTGCACCAAACGATGCTGGCGGAAAACGCCACGGGTTTGCGCAACCTGTTCTACTTGTCCTCGATGGCATCCTATGAGGGGCAACTAGGTAAGTGGCCACGCATGGACGCAGAAATCATCGCTGAGCGCGCTGAAGGCATCATCGCCACCACCGGCTGCCCCTCTGGCGATGTTCAAACGCGCCTGCGCCTTGGACAATTCGATGAGGCTTTGGAAGCTGCCGCCATGTGGCAAGACATCTACGGCCGCGATAACTACTTCCTTGAGCTCATGGATCATGGCCTCGACATTGAAACCCGAGTGCGCAGCGAGCTGTTGGAAATTGGCCGCAAGCTCAACCTGCCTCCGCTGGTGACCAACGATTGCCACTATGTCCTTGAATCGCAGGCCCAAGCCCACGAAGCAATGCTCTGCGTGCAAACAGGAAAAACGCTTCACGACGAAGACCGCTTCAAATTCGGTGGCACCGGCTATTATGTGAAATCAGCCGAAGAAATGCGTGCACTGTGGGACGATATGGTTCCCGAGGGCTGCGACAACACCCTATGGATCGCCGAGCGTGTCCAAGACTATGGCGAGATCTGGGAAGAGCACCCCCACGACCGCATGCCCATCGCTGACGTTCCAGAAGGTCACACCCCAACTTCGTGGCTTCACCACGAAGTGATGGCCGGTCTTGAAGATCGCTTCCCAGGACAAAAGGTCCCAGAAGACTACATTGAGCGCGCGGAGTATGAGATCTCCGTTATTGACATGAAGGGTTACCCTTCCTACTTCCTTATCGTCGCCGAGCTCATCAAGCATGCCCGTTCCATCGGCATCCGTGTTGGTCCTGGCCGTGGTTCTGCAGCAGGCGCATTGGTGGCCTACGCCTTAACGATTACCAACATCGACCCGATGGAACACGGTCTTCTGTTTGAGCGCTTCCTCAACCCTGAACGTCCATCCGCACCTGATATCGATATCGACTTCGACGATCGCCGCCGCGGTGAAATGATCCGCTACGCAGCCGATCGCTGGGGCGAAGACAAGATTGCCCAGGTGATCACCTTCGGTACGGTGAAAACCAAGCAGGCGCTGAAAGACTCTGCCCGCGTGCAGATGGGCCAGCCGGGTTACCAAATCGCTGACCGCGTGATCAAAGACTTGCCACCAGCCATCATGGCCAAAGACATTCCTTTGTCAGGTATCACCGATCCAGAACACCCTCGCTACAATGAAGCAGGTGCTGTCCGCCAGCTGATCGAAACTGACCCCGACGTCAAGCGCATCTACGACACCGCGCGTGGCCTTGAAGGCGTGGTCCGCCAATCTGGTGTGCACGCCTGCGCCGTGATTATGTCCTCAGTCCCACTACTGGACTGTATCCCCATGTGGAAGCGCCCTGCCGACGGCGCCCTCATCACAGGCTGGGACTACCCAGCGTGTGAAGCCATCGGCCTGTTGAAGATGGACTTCCTGGGTCTTCGAAACCTCACCGTCATCGGTGACGCCATCGAAAACATTAAAGCCAACCGCAACGGTGAAGAACTTGACCTGGAAAACCTCGCTATCGAAGATGAGGAGACATACAAACTCCTTGGCCGTGGTGAAACGCTTGGTGTGTTCCAGCTCGATGGCGGTGGCATGCAGGAACTACTTAAGCGCATGCAGCCAACTGGCTTCAATGACATCGTCGCAGCGCTCGCGCTCTACCGACCAGGCCCCATGGGTGTGAATGCACACTGGGACTATGCAGACCGCAAAAACGGTAGAAAGCCAATCACTCCTATCCACCCAGAGCTTGAAGAAGCGTTGGAAGAAATCCTTGGCGAGACCTACGGCCTGATCGTGTATCAGGAGCAGATCATGAGGATCTCTCAGAAGGTGGCCAACTACACCGCAGGCCAAGCAGATGGTTTCCGTAAAGCTATGGGTAAGAAAAAGCCCGAAGTGCTGGAAAAGGAGTTTGCCAACTTCGAAGCCGGAATGAAGGCCAACGGCTACTCCGATGCTGCCATCAAGACGCTGTGGGATACCATCCTGCCGTTTGCAGGATATGCGTTTAACAAATCCCACGCGGCTGGTTACGGTTTGGTGTCCTTCTGGACTGCCTACCTGAAGGCTCACTATGCCCCTGAGTACATGGCGGCACTGCTGACCTCTGTGGGTGACAACAAGGATAAGTCCGCGATTTATCTTGCAGACTGCCGCCACCTAGGCATCAGGGTGCTGTCTCCGGACATCAACGAATCCACCCTCAACTTCCTTCCTGTGGGCACCGACATTCGCTACGGCCTTGGTGCTATCCGCAACGTTGGTTCCGAAGTGGTTGATTCCATTTTGGAAACGCGTAAAGAAAAAGGTTTGTTCAAGGACTTCTCTGACTACTTGGACAAGATCGATACCTTGCCATGCAACAAGCGCATCACGGAATCGTTGATCAAGGCGGGTGCCTTCGACTCGTTGGGCCATCCTCGAAAAGGCCTCATGCTGGTCTTTGAAGACGCCGTCGATTCCGTTATTGCCACCAAGAAGGCCGCCGATAAGGGACAATTCGACCTATTTGCAGCCTTTGGATCCGAAGACACCGAAGAAGTAGGCAGCTTCTTCCATATCACCGTGCCTGACGAGGAATGGGATCGTAAACACGAACTCGCCCTGGAACGCGAAATGTTGGGACTTTACGTTTCTGGCCACCCACTGGACGGTTATGAAGACGCCATCGCCGCGCAGGTGGATACCCAGCTGACCACAATAGTTGCCGGTGAACTCAAGCATGGGGCAGAAGTCACCGTCGGTGGCATTATTTCCAGCGTTGACCGCAGATTCTCCAAAAAGGACGGCTCGCCATGGGCGATCGTCACCATTGAAGATCACAACGGTGCATCCGTGGAACTGCTCGTGTTTAACAAGGTGTATTCCATCGTCGGATCCATGATTGTGGAAGACAACATCATCCTGGCCAAGGCACATATCTCCATCCGAGAAGACCGCATGAGCTTGTTCTGTGACGATCTGCGCGTGCCTGAACTTGGTCCCGGCAACGGCCAAGGCCTGCCACTGCGTCTCTCTATGCGTACCGATCAGTGCACCATGTCGAATATCGCCAAGCTTAAGCAGGTGCTGGTGGACAACAAGGGTGAATCAGATGTGTATCTCAACCTCATTGATGGTGATAATTCAACCGTCATGATCTTGGGTGATCACCTCCGCGTCAATAGGTCAGCAAGCTTGATGGGTGATCTTAAGGCCACCATGGGGCCGGGAATTCTCGGCTAA
- the rarD gene encoding EamA family transporter RarD, producing the protein MIYGVIAYLGWGLFPAYFPILLPAGPVEILAQRIMWTAILMMIIITLTRGWKELRAADLGTWLRVVVASLFIAGNWLIYVIAVNSGHVTEAALGYFINPLVSVVFGIIFFKEQLRKMQMSAVAIATVGVLVLTFLSGQPPYLALSLAFTFGVYGVLKKEVKLSAIASLTAETLVLFPFAFAYIVWLEISGQGTFFNNGIGHSALLMSSGLVTAIPLLMFALAAKAIPLSTVGMLQYLTPTMQMLWALFVVNESVEPMRWFGFVFIWIAITIYITDSLLKNRQ; encoded by the coding sequence ATGATCTATGGCGTTATCGCTTATCTAGGCTGGGGCCTTTTCCCCGCCTACTTCCCCATCCTTCTCCCCGCCGGTCCTGTAGAAATTTTGGCCCAACGCATCATGTGGACCGCGATTTTGATGATGATCATCATCACCTTGACGAGGGGTTGGAAAGAGCTACGGGCCGCTGACCTTGGAACCTGGTTGAGGGTGGTGGTGGCATCACTGTTTATCGCCGGAAACTGGCTGATTTACGTCATTGCGGTGAACTCTGGCCATGTCACGGAAGCTGCGTTGGGCTATTTTATTAACCCACTGGTCAGCGTTGTGTTTGGCATTATTTTCTTCAAAGAACAACTGCGCAAAATGCAGATGAGTGCTGTTGCTATCGCCACGGTCGGCGTCTTGGTGCTCACGTTCTTGAGTGGCCAGCCACCGTATTTGGCGCTGAGCTTGGCATTTACTTTTGGTGTCTACGGTGTGCTGAAGAAAGAAGTGAAGCTTTCTGCTATTGCTTCGCTCACGGCAGAAACTCTCGTGCTGTTTCCTTTCGCGTTTGCCTACATCGTGTGGCTGGAAATCTCTGGCCAAGGCACGTTCTTTAACAACGGTATTGGCCACAGCGCGTTGTTGATGAGCTCCGGCTTGGTAACGGCCATTCCGCTGCTTATGTTCGCCCTCGCGGCCAAGGCCATTCCGCTGTCCACCGTCGGCATGTTGCAATATCTCACCCCAACCATGCAGATGCTGTGGGCATTGTTTGTGGTCAACGAATCAGTAGAACCAATGCGTTGGTTCGGATTCGTTTTCATTTGGATCGCAATTACTATTTACATCACAGATAGCCTGCTTAAGAATCGGCAATAG
- a CDS encoding transporter substrate-binding domain-containing protein — protein sequence MNRSSFRRAFYIIICSISLYSCASFPVDSEGTLDRARGDELVVGISENKPWTQTSGTGRYSGIEVDLIEGFADTIDADVKWLHAPESVLAEKIKNGQLDLMIELAPESWTGLILGD from the coding sequence ATGAATAGGTCCAGCTTTCGTAGAGCCTTTTATATAATAATTTGCTCTATTTCTCTCTACTCCTGTGCTTCCTTCCCTGTGGATTCGGAAGGCACTCTAGATCGTGCTCGCGGCGATGAACTCGTAGTTGGAATATCGGAAAACAAACCTTGGACGCAAACTAGCGGAACTGGTAGATATTCAGGCATAGAAGTCGATCTCATTGAAGGCTTCGCAGACACAATCGACGCAGATGTGAAATGGCTACATGCCCCAGAATCAGTACTGGCCGAAAAAATCAAAAACGGCCAGCTTGATCTCATGATTGAACTAGCCCCCGAAAGTTGGACTGGTTTAATTCTAGGTGATTAG
- a CDS encoding IS3 family transposase (programmed frameshift) codes for MRPRSSLTEHQREKLVELFEQGLSYKASANRIGVNHSPVKKLHLRWVLHGRLSLVEKPTKQQYSFEVKKEIVERYLAGETAMDLAREFQLSSDQLVKGWAVKWRKGGDEALKPKPKGRPKSPAKPAALTEEDKLRRRVEQLEAENAYPKKIAGLEEPAARLKAEAIAILKSDHKLDDLLKAAGCARSTYFYHQARLDRPDTHTELKEAIKSIFSKMKRRYGYRRVLCELRNQGWQVGHKLVYKLMDHMGLKSKVRPRKKYNSYKGHISRIADNILDRNFTPGESNTVWVSDVTEFRVAGIKIYLSPVMDLHDRTILAYELATSPTTKFTSSSLKNAIIWHQPAQGLIVHTDQGFQYQHSSWRRLIESVGGIQSMSRKGNCYDNAVMENFFGHLKTEMYHDEHFASVEEFRQAVDDYIFWYNNDRLQQQFKGLTPMQYRNQALEALIT; via the exons ATGAGACCACGAAGTTCCCTCACCGAGCATCAACGAGAAAAACTCGTCGAACTCTTTGAACAAGGCTTAAGCTATAAGGCTTCGGCCAACCGTATCGGTGTCAACCACAGTCCGGTGAAGAAATTACACCTAAGGTGGGTCCTTCATGGCAGGCTATCTCTTGTGGAGAAACCAACCAAGCAACAGTATTCCTTCGAGGTAAAGAAGGAAATTGTCGAACGCTACCTCGCCGGTGAGACAGCGATGGATTTAGCTCGAGAGTTTCAACTTTCGTCAGACCAACTTGTTAAGGGATGGGCAGTTAAATGGCGCAAGGGCGGTGACGAAGCGCTTAAACCAAAGCCCAAGGGGCGACCTAAGAGCCCCGCGAAACCAGCAGCTTTGACCGAAGAAGACAAACTTCGCCGCAGAGTAGAACAACTCGAAGCTGAAAATGCGTACC CTAAAAAAATTGCGGGACTTGAGGAACCAGCGGCGAGGCTAAAAGCCGAAGCTATCGCCATCCTCAAGTCAGACCACAAACTCGACGATCTCCTCAAAGCTGCCGGTTGTGCCCGTTCGACGTATTTCTACCATCAAGCACGGCTGGATCGACCGGATACGCACACTGAACTCAAAGAAGCTATCAAGTCCATTTTCTCGAAGATGAAACGTCGCTATGGCTACCGTCGCGTACTTTGTGAGCTGCGTAATCAAGGTTGGCAGGTAGGCCACAAGCTGGTCTATAAGCTCATGGATCACATGGGGTTAAAGTCCAAGGTCAGGCCACGTAAAAAGTACAATTCCTATAAAGGACACATCAGTCGTATCGCCGATAACATCTTAGATCGCAACTTCACGCCAGGAGAATCGAACACAGTGTGGGTCAGTGACGTCACTGAATTCCGTGTCGCTGGCATCAAGATCTATTTATCACCGGTGATGGATCTGCATGACCGCACCATCTTGGCCTATGAACTGGCAACGTCACCGACAACGAAGTTCACATCCTCGTCGTTAAAAAACGCAATTATCTGGCATCAACCTGCACAAGGGTTAATAGTGCATACAGATCAAGGCTTCCAGTATCAGCATTCAAGCTGGCGTCGACTCATCGAGTCTGTCGGTGGTATTCAGTCGATGTCGCGTAAGGGTAACTGCTACGACAACGCGGTCATGGAGAACTTCTTCGGACATCTGAAAACCGAGATGTATCACGACGAGCACTTCGCCAGCGTCGAAGAGTTTCGGCAAGCCGTAGACGACTACATCTTTTGGTATAACAACGATCGACTCCAACAACAATTCAAAGGCCTGACTCCGATGCAATACCGGAATCAGGCCCTTGAAGCCCTAATCACCTAG
- a CDS encoding cation diffusion facilitator family transporter has product MTPEAKEAQDSRHHEMPEKQRAALRKAIKLEWATIVWVLFSIVLVGVVAGQSQAMRSAWIEDMLSLVPPIAFLFASRISKAVATRKHPYGKHRSIAIGHQAAALALLIMGSLLIYEAVSALIKGERPPIGLAILFGHGVWSGWLMIGVMISVSIPMVIVGRVKIHLAKDLHDKLLYADADMAKADWGTAVASTVGVLGIGLGFWWADAVAALVISASILRDGVVNMKAAISDLGDGRAMTYDNSATHPLNDEVEKTALEMHWVKHARARVRDQGRFFHTELFVEPVEGYTQAPEEITSLVKQIQDLDWKLQDVVVSIVEKIDRLQAPS; this is encoded by the coding sequence ATGACTCCAGAAGCCAAAGAGGCCCAAGATTCTAGGCACCACGAGATGCCCGAGAAACAGCGAGCGGCGCTACGTAAAGCGATTAAGTTGGAATGGGCAACGATCGTATGGGTTCTTTTTTCGATCGTTTTGGTAGGTGTTGTCGCTGGTCAATCGCAGGCCATGCGTAGTGCATGGATTGAAGACATGCTTTCTTTGGTACCACCTATCGCTTTTCTTTTCGCCTCCCGAATCAGCAAAGCTGTAGCAACCAGAAAACATCCATACGGCAAGCACCGGTCGATTGCTATCGGCCATCAAGCTGCAGCACTTGCCCTGCTTATCATGGGAAGCCTTTTAATTTATGAAGCGGTATCTGCACTGATCAAGGGAGAAAGGCCTCCGATAGGTTTAGCGATTTTATTTGGCCATGGCGTATGGTCAGGTTGGTTAATGATCGGGGTTATGATCTCAGTGTCGATCCCAATGGTGATTGTAGGGCGAGTAAAAATACACTTAGCTAAAGATCTCCACGATAAACTCCTCTATGCAGACGCGGATATGGCCAAGGCTGACTGGGGCACAGCAGTCGCTAGCACAGTAGGCGTGCTCGGAATAGGACTGGGTTTTTGGTGGGCGGACGCAGTTGCAGCTCTAGTAATATCAGCTTCAATTCTCAGAGATGGCGTGGTAAATATGAAAGCTGCTATATCTGACTTAGGTGATGGACGAGCCATGACTTATGACAATTCCGCCACCCACCCATTAAATGATGAGGTAGAAAAGACTGCCCTAGAAATGCATTGGGTGAAACACGCTCGCGCTAGGGTACGCGACCAAGGCCGCTTTTTCCACACAGAGCTATTTGTCGAACCAGTAGAAGGATATACACAAGCTCCGGAAGAAATAACTTCTCTAGTTAAGCAAATCCAAGACCTTGACTGGAAGCTGCAAGATGTCGTCGTTTCCATCGTCGAGAAAATCGACCGACTTCAGGCCCCATCTTAA
- a CDS encoding SDR family oxidoreductase, with amino-acid sequence MISLLNDPRTLFPKVDPPKQSQPEPGLDIKLSPQADIGLSSYQGNGRLKGRKALITGGDSGIGAAVAIAYAREGADVSIAYLPEEQADADRVLQAIEETGQKAFSFPGDLRDPEYCRSLVQETVNALGGLDILVNNASRQVWAPGLTEITDENFDQTLQVNLYGSFRVTKAAIPHLKPGSSIIFTSSIQAYQPSETLLDYAMTKAALNNLSKGLASSLIGDGIRVNSVAPGPFWTPLQPSHGQPQEKIEGFGEQAPIGRAGHPVELAGAYVFLASDEASYVVGETLGVTGGTPTP; translated from the coding sequence ATGATTTCATTGCTAAATGATCCACGTACGCTATTCCCGAAGGTCGATCCCCCAAAGCAAAGCCAGCCGGAACCAGGCCTCGATATAAAACTTTCCCCCCAAGCCGATATTGGTCTCTCCAGTTATCAAGGAAATGGAAGGCTTAAGGGTCGCAAGGCTCTTATCACTGGTGGTGATTCTGGGATTGGAGCTGCCGTAGCAATCGCTTATGCTCGCGAGGGGGCGGATGTTTCGATTGCTTACTTGCCCGAAGAACAAGCTGATGCCGACAGAGTGCTCCAAGCAATTGAGGAAACAGGTCAAAAAGCTTTTTCTTTCCCTGGTGATCTCCGTGATCCAGAATATTGTCGCTCGCTGGTCCAAGAGACAGTGAACGCTTTAGGTGGCCTAGACATCTTGGTCAACAATGCGTCACGTCAGGTGTGGGCACCTGGATTGACTGAAATTACCGACGAAAACTTCGACCAGACGTTGCAGGTTAACCTCTATGGTAGTTTTCGGGTTACCAAAGCAGCTATACCTCATTTGAAGCCCGGATCATCGATAATCTTTACATCGTCCATTCAGGCGTACCAACCTTCGGAAACCCTGTTGGATTACGCCATGACTAAGGCGGCGTTGAACAATTTGTCAAAGGGCTTGGCAAGTAGTCTGATAGGCGATGGTATTCGGGTAAATTCTGTAGCCCCAGGTCCGTTCTGGACGCCGTTGCAACCCAGCCATGGTCAACCCCAAGAGAAAATAGAAGGATTTGGCGAGCAAGCTCCGATTGGAAGAGCGGGTCACCCTGTTGAGTTGGCGGGTGCGTACGTCTTTCTCGCTTCTGACGAAGCCAGCTATGTAGTAGGAGAAACCCTGGGTGTAACTGGTGGGACGCCTACCCCATAG
- a CDS encoding FAD/NAD(P)-binding protein, which produces MGGGKPLFKVAIIGGGPRGLWAAEELLTLARERGASIDLHVFNDGLGVAYQPDQPEEWLINVRSSTISTQFSDFTQWLRKRNVESSFPPRRLVGEFLEESWDALLEYVPQGCSLTMHAKHVDTIKPCGKKGEGWLVQEQEFDEILLATGHAHDWPGSLSQEDFPESVRLIASPYPASNLDGIKSTDRVLVRGAALTFIDITRVCSPAVFIPITRTGKLMIPKPDVTELYLEDLLNEGSEKIRSAKDLSELRAVLTEVSSQIQERAGKEDEEWGMGATWRELYPSIVERASYEGRDSLKGFDHLAREMERLAFGPPPESFEYLQELVKSGVVDITHLHRGREPLADLVRELEITVVIDAVIPPPGVVPGTLVHTLVKEGYARMRPGTRGLDVAADGTVQGQRHLAAVGRMTEDVVLGNDTLSRSLHDIIPKWARRVIRDASTYPDRVHGIPSLPARLEPWVEKLTSDPAACRQLIEQFGSPVNVLHSGSMPRNINELVDAGIQMGVDTRIFFARKANKGLTFVDTVKDTGHGVDVASERELSQVLNRGVPGDRIILSAAIKPDRLLALAIENGVIISVDSRDELDRIAALVGDRVARVAPRVAPDPAVLPPTRFGERAADWGNRLTEVIPGVDIVGLHVHLHGYAAKDRALALRECCQLVDSLRECGHSPQFIDLGGGVPMSYVESEEDWIRYQSAKSATSAGYAKSFTWKDDPLPNTYPFYQTPVRGNWLKDVLSKGVAQMLIDRGLRLHLEPGRSLLDGCGVTLAEVAFVKTRSDGLPLVGLAMNRTQCRTTSDDFLIDPLHIASGDTGEEIEAYLVGAYCIEDELILRRRIRFPRGVKPGDIIGIPNTAGYFMHILESASHQIPLAKNVVWPERQLDDIDADLDVTIR; this is translated from the coding sequence ATGGGTGGAGGAAAACCTTTGTTCAAGGTAGCTATCATTGGCGGCGGACCGCGCGGGTTGTGGGCTGCTGAAGAATTACTCACTCTTGCTAGGGAGAGAGGAGCCAGCATTGATCTTCATGTTTTTAATGATGGCCTCGGTGTGGCATATCAACCTGATCAGCCTGAAGAATGGCTGATAAATGTACGATCTTCCACGATTTCTACACAGTTCAGCGACTTCACTCAATGGCTACGAAAACGCAATGTAGAGTCATCTTTCCCACCTCGACGACTAGTAGGGGAGTTCCTGGAAGAATCTTGGGATGCGCTTCTTGAATATGTACCTCAGGGGTGTTCTCTTACGATGCACGCTAAACATGTAGACACAATCAAACCCTGCGGTAAAAAGGGTGAAGGTTGGCTCGTACAGGAACAAGAGTTTGATGAAATTCTTTTAGCTACGGGACATGCACATGATTGGCCTGGATCCTTATCGCAAGAAGATTTCCCGGAGTCAGTGCGCCTGATCGCATCTCCTTATCCTGCCAGTAATCTAGACGGGATCAAGTCCACAGACAGAGTGTTAGTGCGTGGGGCAGCTCTTACTTTCATCGACATCACTCGAGTATGCTCACCGGCTGTATTCATTCCGATAACCCGCACAGGGAAACTAATGATACCGAAGCCCGACGTGACCGAGTTATATTTAGAGGACCTCTTAAATGAGGGTTCGGAAAAGATCCGGTCGGCCAAGGATCTTTCCGAACTTAGGGCAGTTCTAACAGAGGTTTCATCCCAAATTCAGGAACGAGCTGGGAAAGAAGATGAAGAATGGGGAATGGGGGCCACTTGGCGGGAGCTGTACCCCAGCATCGTGGAACGCGCTTCATACGAAGGGCGTGACAGCCTAAAAGGATTTGATCACTTAGCCCGGGAAATGGAAAGATTGGCTTTCGGCCCACCACCCGAAAGTTTTGAATACCTCCAAGAGCTCGTAAAATCTGGAGTGGTAGACATCACTCACCTGCATCGTGGCCGGGAACCACTGGCAGACTTAGTTCGTGAACTTGAAATCACTGTGGTGATAGACGCTGTTATTCCCCCGCCGGGAGTAGTGCCAGGCACATTGGTGCACACTTTGGTAAAGGAGGGATATGCCAGAATGCGTCCTGGGACTCGCGGGTTAGATGTAGCGGCTGACGGCACCGTTCAAGGGCAACGACATTTAGCTGCAGTCGGACGGATGACGGAAGATGTGGTTTTGGGTAATGACACATTGTCGCGATCATTGCATGACATAATCCCGAAGTGGGCTCGTCGAGTTATCCGCGATGCGAGCACGTATCCCGATAGGGTACATGGTATTCCGTCGCTTCCGGCACGGTTGGAACCCTGGGTGGAAAAGCTCACTTCAGATCCGGCCGCATGCCGCCAACTGATCGAACAATTCGGGAGTCCTGTGAATGTACTCCATTCAGGTTCTATGCCTCGTAATATAAATGAGTTGGTTGACGCCGGTATTCAGATGGGGGTGGATACCCGAATATTTTTTGCCCGCAAAGCGAATAAGGGTCTTACCTTCGTCGATACTGTTAAAGACACCGGCCATGGTGTAGATGTAGCCAGTGAACGAGAGTTATCTCAGGTGCTTAATCGTGGAGTCCCAGGAGATCGCATCATTCTATCCGCAGCTATAAAACCGGACCGACTATTGGCATTAGCGATCGAAAATGGCGTGATCATCTCTGTGGATTCGCGTGATGAATTAGATCGCATTGCGGCGTTGGTTGGTGACCGCGTTGCACGAGTGGCGCCTCGAGTAGCTCCAGATCCTGCAGTCTTACCTCCAACTAGATTTGGTGAGCGAGCCGCAGACTGGGGTAATCGGCTTACCGAGGTGATACCCGGCGTGGATATTGTGGGTCTTCACGTGCACCTTCATGGGTATGCTGCAAAAGACCGTGCTCTAGCTTTGCGGGAATGTTGCCAACTCGTCGATTCTCTCAGAGAATGCGGGCATTCCCCACAGTTTATTGACCTTGGCGGAGGGGTGCCTATGAGTTACGTTGAATCTGAGGAAGATTGGATCCGTTATCAATCCGCTAAATCTGCGACTTCAGCCGGGTATGCTAAATCCTTTACGTGGAAAGACGATCCGTTACCTAATACGTACCCGTTCTATCAGACCCCAGTGCGCGGTAATTGGTTGAAAGACGTGCTTTCTAAGGGGGTAGCCCAGATGCTCATTGACCGGGGATTGCGGTTACACCTAGAGCCTGGTCGAAGTTTACTAGATGGGTGTGGTGTCACTCTTGCTGAAGTTGCTTTTGTGAAAACCCGTAGTGACGGGTTGCCTCTAGTAGGACTGGCTATGAACCGAACGCAGTGCCGGACTACATCCGATGATTTTCTCATCGATCCCCTGCATATCGCTAGCGGTGATACAGGGGAGGAGATCGAAGCATATCTAGTGGGTGCCTATTGCATCGAAGATGAGCTGATTTTACGCCGGCGAATCCGCTTCCCGAGAGGAGTCAAACCAGGAGATATCATCGGAATTCCTAACACTGCAGGATATTTCATGCACATCTTGGAAAGTGCATCGCACCAAATCCCATTGGCGAAAAATGTAGTGTGGCCGGAGAGGCAATTAGACGATATTGATGCGGATTTAGACGTAACCATTCGCTAA